From Bubalus bubalis isolate 160015118507 breed Murrah chromosome 17, NDDB_SH_1, whole genome shotgun sequence:
CCCTGGAGCAGGGTGGCGGGGTGGGCTGGGCAGCGCTGCTCTGGTGGGCGGTCAGGGAGAGTCCGGGTGCCTGTCCATGGGCAGCGTGGCTGAGGGCAGAGGCCTCCTGGGCCCCCTGAGTCCCCCGGGTGGACTGGTCCCCAGCGTGCTCACTTGCCTGTTCCTCGTCCTTAGCCGCCCAGCTGGGGAAGAAGGTGGCCGTGCTGGACTACGTGGAACCTTCCCCCCGAGGTAGGccagtcctgggggtgggggcgggcatcAGTCCTGAGGGGCTGAGCCCAGCCCGCTGGCTGGCAGAGTTGGGGTCAGCAGGGTGACGGCTCACCcgagctccccccaccccccaggcacCAGGTGGGGCCTTGGCGGTACCTGCGTGAATGTCGGCTGCATCCCCAAGAAGCTGATGCACCAGGCGGCGCTGCTGGGGGGCATGATCCGCGACGCCCCCCACTATGGCTGGGGCGTGGCCCAGGCCCCGCACGACTGGTGAGGGGCGATGGGGGGACCAGGGTCCCTGCAGCCCCCAGGCAGCCCCTTAACCCCCACGTGTGGGCCAGGCTTCTGGTTGTCTCCCAGGGTGGGTGGCAGAGGCTGCCTGCCCCCTGGGTGGGGTCTGGGCCCTGCTGCGCCCATGGCGCCCGGGACCCACCTCAGGGTGCCAGGCCCAGCAGGTGGTGGGGGTCTGCTCAAGGCCCCCCAGTCAGGAGCCCCTCGCCTGGCCCGGGGAcggcctccacccccaccaccttgAGAAGCGCGTGGCCCCGGGTGCGCCTGTGGAGGGCCCTTCGCCGCCCGTCCTGCCGGGACCCGCCCTGAACCGTGCGGCCGGGCGCTGCGTGTGTCACCAGGGCGACGCTGGCGGACGCCGTTCAGAACCACGTGAAGTCCCTGAACTGGGGCCACCGCGTCCAGCTGCAGGACAGGTACCGCTGCTGCGCCGGGCCCTGGGCGGTCGTGGGTGTTGAGGACTCCccaggctggggaggtggggagaactGCGCAGAAAGCCCGGTCGTCAGGACTCCCTCTGCTCCAGCGgcggactccatgctcccaccacggggcccgggttcaatccctggtcggggaacctaGACCCTGCAAACGGCAGCTGagactcggcacagccaaataaataagtaaatatttagaaagtaaagacaCAGCACcatttggaagttttttttttaaaaaaaagaaagccagttTCTGGGCACCAGGTGCCCCTCACCCCTCCTGGGGCCTGGCCTCACAGTCCCCTGCCTGCTGGCCCCCTTCCTTGGCAGCAGGACGTCAGTGGGTTTTGGGGGGACAGTACTGGGTGCATGTGAGAGCCTCCTCTTCCTGGTGGAGCGTGTCCAGGTGACAGGACTGAGCTCAGCAGAGGCCCGGCCGCCTCTGTCCCCACACACCGGAGCTGCACTGGGCCTTGGGACGTCCCTGCATGGCGGCTGTGGTCCCTGTGTCTGGGGAGACGGCAGCCGTGCCCCCTGTCCCTGAGCCATGGGTGCCCTGAGGTCACGTTTGAGcatcctgtttttattttgcagGAAAGTCAAGTATTTTAATGTCAAGGCCAGCTTTGTCGACACGCACACAGTTTGCGGTGTCTCcaaaggtggggaggaggtgagCACCTGCCTCCAGGGCTCCCAGGGGCTGGTCTGTGGCCAGGGTGGGAAGACCCTGGGTTCACGCAGCCTCTGCGCGGTCCCCAGCGATCGGTGCCGCTGGGATTGACAGGACATCCCTCCGGGGCCCAGGCTGGTCCAATCCTCTGTGACAGAGGAAGCGACCACGCGAGGCTGCCCGCGGCTCAGGCGGCCCACCCCAGCATGGCCTTGTGGGATTCTGGAGACCTTCTCCCCGGGGACGCTGTGTAAACTGGGAAGCTCTCCTGCTGGTGCTCAGACCCGTCTCGGGGCTGCCGCGGGGCTGGCGCCACAGGGCAGCGGCTGCGACCGGGGCACAGGGGAGCCTGCGCGAGGTGCCTGGGTGACCGCGGCTTCCTCGGTTTCTTCCCAGACTCTGCTTTCGGCCGAGCACATTGTCATCGCCACCGGAGGTCGGCCGCGGTACCCCACGCACGTGAGTGTCCCCGGAGCCCTCGCCCCAACCCCTGCGGTCCGCCCAGCGAGAGCTGCCTCCAGGGCAGGGGACCTGGCGGCTGTGACTGGTGGCTCTGGACAGGCCTCCGAAGGAGGGCAGGGCACTTGTCCGAGTGACCACACAGGCAGGGCCCAGCAGTGACCATCAGTGACCCCCACCCGCAGCTGGGCCCACTAAGGCTGCATTCAAAGTCCCTGACGGCTGTGGTCGGCTCCCAGGACTTGGCGATCAGCTCGGCTGCCTGGCTGCCCACATGCGGACTGGCCCGCTCTCACCCCACTGCCCCCTAAAGGGCTTTGGGGGTTGATGTGGGAGCCACGGGTCCTGGGGAGGCCACTCGTTGGCTGCTCGCCCCGCTGCCGGCCAAGTCTGCCTGTGTTCTGGTCCCTGTGTTACCCAGACCTTTCGGTCTCCCTTGAGCAAACCTacgaaactttattttttttgccaattGGAACTGTAAACAGTTTGGAATCCGTTTCCTCTCTCCAGCACTTCTGACTCCCAAGGGCCACGGGGAGGGCACACGTCCCACGTGCCCCACCTGCTGGGGCATGGGGTGACCTGCACAGCCCCCAGGCGCAGGGCCCACCGCACTCTCCCTCAGGGACTGCCCAGCCTTCAGCCCAGAGCCCTGGGGACAGGCCCACCTGGCCTCGCCCCtcccgcccccagccctgggtCTGATCCGGGGGTCCTGGAGAGCTGGAGGAAGAGGCTGCAGCCCCCCGGCCCCCGGCCCAGAGCCGCTCCTGGGGAGGTGCAGCCGCTCATGGGTGGTGTCTGCGAGCCGGCGTCCTCTCTGGGCACCCTAGGGGCCAGAGATGCCACCTCACATCAACCCTTCTCCTGGACAGATCGAAGGTGCCTTGGAATATGGGATCACGAGCGATGACCTCTTCTGGCTGAAGGAATCCCCTGGGAAAACGTAAGGCCTGAGGGGTGTCTGGGGCCCACTGCCCTGTGCACAGGGCGGCTGGGTAGCCTGTGTCCCTTCCCACCAAGGGAAGGCGGAAAGCCGGGCCGCACCGTGCATTCGGGGCTGCTCCTGCCCAGGGCCGTGTCACAGGGCGTGGCTGTTGTCCGCAGGCCTGGCATTCATCAGGGTTCCCGCGGGCCGCTGGGGGGAGCCTGGCCCCTCTCCAGCCCTGAAAGATGTCCCGCTTTCACCTGCCCCACTAGTGTCCTGGGCGCCCCTGAGGTCGGCAGGGCCCAGGGGCCCAGCTCACTCCCAGCCTGGGGTCCAGCTCTGGGCACTGCTGCCGGGCGTCTCAGGGACCTGTGTTTGCAGGGACCAGACAGGCCACCAGAGGGCGGCAGAGGCTCGCTGTCACAGGGCCGGGCTGGGGAGGCCTGCTGCCCGAGGCCTGCACGTGCAGGCTCTGCGTGtgggtgtgtgcctgtgtgcgaGCATGTGTTTGAGCGTGTGTGTGCGCGCCtggtgtgagcgtgtgtgtgcacacatgtgcgcctatgtgtgagcatgtgtgtgtgcctgtgtgtgagagtgtgtgtgcgtgcctgtgtgtgagcgtgtgtgggTATGTCTGGTGTGTGTTGCACGCcttgtgtgagcatgtgtgtgcctgtgtgtgagcgtgtgtgggtgtgcctgtgtgtgagcgtgtgtgcatgcctggtgtgtgtgtgcacacgtgtgtgtgcctgtgtgtgagcgtgtgtgtgcgcgcctggtgtgtgtgtgtgcctgttgtgagcgtgtgtgtgtgcacctggtgtgtgcctgtgtgtgagcatgtgtgtgcgcctgtgtgatcgtgtatgtgtgtgcctgtgtgtgagcgtgtgggtgtgtgcctgtgtgcgagcatgtgtgtgagcgtgtgtgtgcacacgtgtatgtgcctgtgtgcaagcatgtgtgtgtgtgcgcctggtgtgagcgtgtgtgtgcacacatgtgtgcctgtgtgtgagcatgtgtgtgtgcctgtgtgtgtgctcctgtgtgtgagcatgtgtgagcacgtgtgtgtgcctgtgtgtgtgcgtgcgcgcgcctggtgtgagcctgtgtgctcctgtgtgtgagcctgtgtgtgcacatgtgtgcatgcctgtgtgtgagcgtgtgtgctCCTGTGTGTgaacgtgtgtgtgcacacgtgtgcgcCTGTGTGCGcctatgtgtgtgcacatgtgtgtgtgcacacgcctGTGTATGAgcgtgtgtgcatgcctgtgtgtgagCGTATGTGGGTGCGcctggtgtgagtgtgtgcacgcctgtgtgtgtgtgcctgtgtgtgagtgcctgtgtgtgtgcgcgcacatgtgtgtgtgcctgtgtgtgagcctgtgtgcctgtgtgtgaacACATGAGCGTGTGTGCGTGCCGGGCCGTGCGCTCTGCACGTCCTCACTGTCCTGGCCTCACGAGGCGCCCTTTCAGGCCCAGGTGCAGCCCTTCGCGAGGGGCTCCTAAGAGCCCCCAGCCCCCTTTCTCTTCCCTGGTCGGACTGGCTGCAGAGAAGCCCCGTGTGCGGGTCCTGACCATCCCTGGCTTCTTCCGCGCCGTGTGCACGGCCGGGGCTGTGTCCAGTTGAGAACTGCAGTCCCAGGTGGGCGCTGTCTCGTGGGCCGAAGGGACCGGGCCTCCTCTGCCAGGTGGGGCCCCTCGGCCGCTCCCGTCTACAGCCCGGGTCGCGCTGCCGCCTCCTCCACAGGCTCCAGCTGTGCCGGGCGCTTCCGCCTGAAGTAGGATATAATTTTCTGTCACGTTTACCACATTATCTGTTTACTCCGTAGTATCTGGGCTAATTCTCTTATCTCTAACTAGTAGGTTAAATGTGGTGtggtttcttttgcatttgcTGTTATGTCATCTTtggtgtcggacacgactgaagcgacttagcagcagcactagcTGTTTAAAACGAGTGTGGGTGTCTAAGTGTGGGTTTTGAATGTGTGGCTgtgagtgtgaatgtgtgtggctctgtgtgtgtgtcagtgacACTGTGGATCTGTGTAAGCATGTGTGTCAGTGAATGTGTCtgtctgtgagcctgtgtgtctatGAGCATGAGCGTGTGTCTGAGTGTGCCTGTGAGAGTATATCTGAGCATGTTGTAtgagtgtgagcatgtgtgtctgTGAAGTGTGCAAGTGTGAGCATGtctgtgagcatgtgtgtgtgaacatgtgtgtgtgagcgtgtgtgtctgtgagctGTGTCTATGTAAGACTGTGTGTCTGTGAGCATGTGTGACTGAACATGTATATCAGTGAgcgtgtgtatctctgtgtgtgtggctgtgagcATGTGTGTCTCTGAGCATGTGTGTCAGTGAGCATCTGTGTGAgtttgtgtatctgtgtgtgtggctgtgagcAGGGCTGCCGTGTGTGTCTGTAAGTGGCTGTGAGCGTGTGGGGCCCtgagcatgtgtgtctgtgtgtggctcTGAGCGTGTGTGTCTGAGTGGCTGTGAGCCTGTGTGGCTGTGAGCAGGGCTgccgtgtgtgtctgtgtgtggctctgagcgtgtgtgtctgtgagtggcTGTGAGTGTGTGGCCCTGAGCGTGTGTGGCTCTAAGCAGGGCTGCCCTGCCCTGGCACTGccctctgctttcctctttctTATGTGCCCACAGCTTTGCTGTCAGAGCTGAAATCTCATGTTGTTTACAATTGCAGATTTTTTCGGCTTGTCGTGTCTTTTAACTCCAGTAACGTAccagtgttttgggttttttaagTGTGGCTTAGGCTCTTTTACGCTTAATTGCTGTTAGATTTATTGCATGTTCAGGAGAGCCTCCCCCCCAGCAAGATGGTTTTTGACAAAAGCCCTGGATTTCCTGTGGGTCCCAGGGCCTTGGTGGGCGTCTGCAGCTTGCCTGCGTGAGGACGGGGCCCCAGGCACCCACCACAAGCGCCTGCGGTCGGCCTGGAAGCCCCTCCGAGGGGGCACCACCCTGCTCTGGCCCTGTTCCGGGTCCCGTCTGGCAGGCTTTGGACCTGCGTCGTTTTCTTGGGCGTGGGTTTCTGGGGGTGACGCAGGTCCGCGGAGGGCCGTGGAGACTGTGGCTGGTGGCCTTCACGGCGCAGCCGCCTGGATGCTGGCTCATGGCGTGGGGCCTGTGTCCTGGCCGAGGCCACCACTGTGGCTCGGTCGCGTCTGCCCAGCGCCAGCGCTCTCTGAATCTTGGTCTTTCGTTGACTCCGTTCCCGTGTGTTCGTTTTCTTTCGTTTGTTATTCCCACTTTGCCTTCTGAATGCCGAGTCCAGCCACCAAGAGGGGCCGCCGTCTGGTGCCCTCACTGCCTGCGGCTCGCCGGGGCCTGGGCACGGAAAGGTCCGGGTGCAGGGCCCCGCATGGCGCCCTGCTGACCACGTGCTGGGCCCGGGGCGTGCGCGGCCAGGGAAGACAGCCCCAGATATCGGGGTCAGCaaagtgtttattttcttcaggaaaaaaaaaaccaaaccatttagaagacttttttttttttagctctttcGTTTAGAAGGAATCTAGGTATGTTattgtttaaggaaaaaaagtgttTGCAATGTATCAGTCACCCATTCCGTTCTGAGCATGATTTATGTGAGgaaatggtttttttttaaaaaattaagctggAGATACATCCCCGAACGATGCTTCTGTGAAACGCAGCTTTTGTGCCGAGCTGTGAATGCAAGTTGTAACAGTGTGATACGGAGGCACTGTTTACTCGTTACATTCCTGCGCGCAGTCAAAATAAGCCGGAGGGCCGACAGTagcatttctgtattttatcagCTCTGGCCGGGCTGGGGGCCTCCACTCACACTCTGAGGGGCTGTTTCTACCAGATTTATTTGCCTTATAAATATTCCTGGTGTTTATTTTAACTCGCCTTTAAAATGGAGCTGAAATGAATATGGGCCCGAGGGCTGCCCCCGCCCTGGAGGCCTCGCGAAGCCAGGCGGGCTGTGTCCCGGGGCCCATCCAGGGGGCCAGCCGGCCAGCAGGGTGCCCAGCATGCCCAGCCTCGCCTCAGCCTGCAGCTGCGGGGCCTCCGCTGGTCAGCTCCTCCCTGTGTGGACCGCCCTCAGGGTCACCTTCATGAGACGGGGTGGCCAGCAGCCTCCACGGGTGACCCACCTGCTTTGCCCCAGGGGTCTGGGAGCCCTCTGGACAGCCCATGTCCAGCTGCTCCCGGGGCCCCTGCCTGCAGGGCCTCAGCGTTGCCTGCGCTGGCGGGGTGGCCGTGGGCCCTCGCGCTGTGTgggtgccccccgccccccccgggTGCGGACTGGGGCCTTCAGACCCGAGAGGCAGGTGGAGAGCTCCTTAAACCGGGGCTTCACACCTGGGGAAGCTTTGTTGCTGCTTCCTCCGCCTCCAGATGTGAGGCAGCGGCCAGCCCGTGATCAGGGTAAGCCTGCAGCAGCTACACCTCGGCGTGCTGTGTTGGCAGCGCCCAGGGGTACACGGGGGCTGCCCGAACACACACGCAGCCGCGGGACCCCGGGGCACAGGCCTTGgaggcccgccccgcccccagggccTGCCGCGGGCACCTGCCAGGCACCAGCCTTGGCCTCACCCGGGACAGGGTGTCCTCAGGGGCCAGCAAAGCCCACCCGCAGCTCAGACCCGCCGGCCCCCAGCGCTGGAGTCCAGCCCTGGTTTGGGTGTTTTCTCATCGAGTCCTCCTGAAGGGAGTTCTCTGGTTAAGACCTTGGATCCTGCCTTTTTCAGATAATTGTTGTTTGATAATGAATTGCTTATTTGATGAACTGGGGGCCAGGGGTGGAGTGAAAACCAACCCCGTTGAGGAGACCAAGGTGACCATGGGCGCCAGCACACGCCCTCCCCCTGGGAGGTTTCTCCCGCCCACACTTGGTCAAGGACGTGCTCTCCTGATGCACCCACTTTTGGTGGCTTGGAGCCAGCAGCCTGGGAGCGGGGCCCCGTGACCTTGAGGTGGGAGTGGGACACCCAGGGCTTGGGGGGACCCTCACGCACGCCCACTCCCCACCTGCCTGTGCAGGGCTCGGGAGCATGCTCAGGAGCTGCGGAAACAAAACGCCTTTGCCAAAATCAGACCACGTTGCTGCTCTGCCTGGAGCTGGGCTGTGGGCTTCAGGCTGCAGACCCCCCACCAGAGTCTGCTCTGTGGAGACAGGAAGACTTGGACGGCCCGACCGCGCAGTGGGTGGTCAGTAGGCTCCCCGGGCCTGCATGGCTCAGCCGCGCAGGCCGTGGGCGCCCTGGCAGGGCACAGGGCAACACCACGAGGTCTGCACGCACGCCCTTCACTGGTTCTTGCGTCGGGGCAGGATATTCAAGACAGCCCAAGCCTTGCAGTTTCTGTCTTGAAGGAAGGCTTGTCCCTTCGCCGTTCACGTCCAGACGGAGGGAGAGCAGGCCATCTTGTGTTGTGTGTACCCACGTGTGGACATGTGCGCGTGCCTGCGTGTGTGCCCTGTGTGCGTGTGCCCCATGTGCTCCTGCCTGTGTGTGCGTGCCTGTGTGTGCCCCGTGTGTGTGTGCCCACGTGTGGACATGTGCGCGTGCCTGCGTGTGTGCCCTGTGTGCGTGTGCCCCATGTGCTCCTGCCTGTGTGTGCGTGCCTGTGTGTGCCCCGTGTGTGTGTGCCCCGTGTGCACGTGCCTGCGTGTGCTCTGTGTGcacgtgcctgtgtgtgtgccccGTGTGTGTGCCCCGTGTGTGCATGTTCCGTGTGTGTCTCCATGTGTGCCCCGTGtgcgtgtgcctgtgtgtgccccATGTGTGTGCCCTGCGTGTGTCTCCATGTATGTTCCGTgtgcatgtgcctgtgtgtgcgcGTGCCTGCGTGTGCCCCATGTGTGTGCGCCCTGTGTGCGTGCCTCCATGTGTGCTCCATGtgcgtgtgcctgtgtgtgccccAAGTGTGTGCACCCTGTGTGCGTGCCTCCATGTGTGCTCTGTGtgcgtgtgcctgtgtgtgccccGTGTGTGTGTGCCCCGTGTGTGTCTCCATGTGTGCTCCGTGTGCACATGCCTGCgtgtgccctgtgtgtgtgtgcctgcgtgtgCCCCATGTGTGTGTGCCCCGTGTGTGTCTCCATGTGTGCTCCGTGTGCGTGTGCCTGCATGTGCCTGCATGTATGCCCTGTgtacatgtgcatatgtgtgccccgtgtgtgcatgcctgcataCATGCCCCATGtgcgtgtgcctgtgtgtgtgcttcacATGCCAAGCTCTCCCCACTCACCCACATAGACGCCCCCGGCCCCGACCCGTCCcgaggaagctgagtgccaacaGCTCCCCACAGGGCGCCAGCGGCAGTCCTCCTGGGATGAGTGTCTGTTTGAAATGGAATTATATCATTAGTACCTGCCGGGATCAAGCTGACATCTGCTGATCCTCCCCCGCGTCACCTCTTCTCGTTCAAAGGCTGAGGGTGATCTGACAAGCCCACCCACACACTGCCTGGGCGGGGAGTCTGCGCTCAGGTTCAGTTCGGTGCACGTGTGcaagcatgtgtgtgcacgtgtgctcaggtgtgtgtacgtgtgtttaCGTATGCTCAGATGTGTATGCACACAGGGTGTGTAACGGGAGGTCTGCTGGGTCCCGTGGCCGCTCTCTGCTGGCCGTGCTGACTCTCCCAGCCTCTGCATGCGGGGACTTGGGGCAGGTAGGCCTTGGCCCTCCGCCCGGCCTCCGTGGCCCCGGAGCGTTACTGCCCACGTCCGCACCTCCCTGGTTGTCTGCAGCCTGGCGTCAGGGTCCAGTGGGAGTCAAGGAGAAGCTTGCAACGCCTGGGCTTGGTCCACGTCGGTCCTGCCTGTGGGCCCGTCCCTGGACACGCTGGTCTGTCACCAGCCGCCCCTCCCTCGCCACCAGGCAGTTCCCCGATCCAGCAGCTGGCTGTCACTGTGGCAGGAGCCCTGGGGGGGCTGTCATCCTTCGGGGTGGCCTGTCGGACAGTACGCAGCAGCTGCCGGGCGCCCGCACGAGGCCCGGCCCTCGGAGACCTGGGGGCAGCTCACGGCCTGTGACCATGTGACCCATGTATCTCTGTCTGTCCCTCCAACAGGTTGGTTGTTGGGGCCAGCTGTATCCTTTGCTGCATGCAGGCGATGGACAGACGGACGGCGCTGCCCACCGTCCCGAGAGTGGACGCTCGGGTCCGGCCCCCGCCCTCGCCCCTCCCGTGGGGGCTGCCCCCTGCGACCTATAAAGGCCCACTCTGTCCTCTGTGCTCAGGGGACACTCTGAGGTTGACCTCTGAGTCTGGGGCTTCCGGGAGGCTCTTCCTGAGCCGCTCACTGGCCAGGCAGCTGGACACAGCCTTGAGGCAGGTGGTCCTCCCTGGAGACCAGCCCCCTCTGGCCAGTTCCTTCAGATGGAACAGTAAGACAGGGGGCCCGGAGGGGTGACGGCAGGGGAGACAGAGGTGTGAGGCCCGGGCGCTGGCTCCCGACCATCCCCATGTGGCCCGGGTGAGCCTCCAGGTGCGTGGAAGGCGCCCGTGCATGGAGCCCCCACCTGGCCCTCGACGTATGTCTAAGATGGCACCAGGGGGGTGGTCTCTGCAGCCGGGTCGGAGCCTCCTCTGGGCTGGTGGGGACGGGTGGGGTGTGGGCTTCTGGCGGGGCATGGGGGTCTTGCTGCCCGGCCCCAACGTCAGCATCGTTAGTACTCCTTAGCTGCCTGGCAGACGTAGCCCTGGAGTGCGCGGGCCTCCTCACCGGGCTCGGCTTGGACACCACTGTCATGATACGCAGCGTGCCCCTCCGGGCCTTCGACCAGGTAACGCCAGGCCGGCGCCCCCACCCGTGTCCCTGCTGTCGTGAGGGGGCTTTCCCACCCCCCTACCTGGGCGGGGACAGGTGTGGACTGGCACCGAGGTCTCAGTCTTTAGAAACCGGCCCTCAAGTCGAGTGAGGAGACCGTTGGCGACATAGACACATATTGGCGGGTGGCAGCAAGGGTCAGCTCACAGCGGACACAGCGGCCAGCCCCAAACTGGGAGGGCAGCGGCCGGCAAGCGTGGGCAGCCGTGCCATCCCAGCTCCCTTGCTGAGCCTCTGGGGCCCGAGGGGTGTGTCTCTCCAGGGCCAGCGTGGTGGGGAGAGAGGCCCTGCGTGACCGTCGTGGGTGACGGCAGCCTGGCCACCATACACAGGACGGACAGGACGCCAAGCCGAGCCAGGCCCTGCGGCCGCATGGCCTCCCCGTCCACCACGCAGGCGGCCCCACAGCCTCCCAGCCTGGGGCGCGGGCACCCTTGCTGACAATGGACGTGCCCACGTGATGAGCACATGTACTTTCTTTTTAAGCCAAAATCCCTTGGAAGAGATGTCACTTTAAAGCCCACGTCTGGGTTATCGCTGTCAGAACACCAAGTGTCTGCGCAGCAGGACGGTGGGTGGGCTCCGGGGCGATGCACCCGCCGAGGTCCTGTCACCCCCTGGACAGATGCCCGAGTGCCCGCCTCTGGCACACACGTCCGGGGACGGCCTCGAGCCTCGGGCTGGATGCAGGCAGAGAGGGCCTGAGAGACAGAGGCCCGCAGGAATGAGAAGGGGGGCAGAGGTGCCCACATCTGCTCACAGCTACCTGGCCGCCGCGCCTGGCAGAACCTGGCAGACAGAGCCCAGGGCGGGTCTCAGCCCCTTCAGGGAAGACTCAGTTCATTAATGTCTAAGAAGTGTCCAGAGGTCACACATACCCCAGGCCAGGGGCCTGGGCCCGCAGActtgggggggcagggggtgccAGAATCTCTGCCGGGTTAGTCCTCAGCTCCGCAGAGAGCAGGGTCCCCAGAGCGGGGCGTgaggcctgcccccacccccggacGTCCGGCTCAGGCAGGTCGTCTCTGcgggcccccctccccccagcgcCGGGCCCTCACCCCGCACCCTTTCCACCCTCTGCAGCAAATGGCTTCGCTGGTCACCGAGCACATGGCTGGCCAAGGCACCCGGATCCTGCGGGGCTGCGCCCCCGAGAGGGTAGAGAAGCTCCCAGGCCAGCAGCTCCGCGTCACCTGGGTGGACCTCACCTCGGACCGGAAGGACGTGGGCACCTTTGACACGGTGCTCTGGGCCATAGGTGAGGACGTGCATGCCCCGGGGCCCAGGTGCCCCCTTCCCTGCTGTCGGGTGTCTGGacccctccctgtccctccccgcGCCCCCCGGGCGGCAATGCAGAGAGCTCATGGGTGACCGTGTGGGACACACTCCCAGGTTTGGGCCCCCTGCACCCGGCTGACCCTGCGGAGGGCGTTGGGGCCCCTGCAGGGCCCAGGACGGCCAGCCTAGAGGGGAGAGGCCCTGAGGGCACAGCTTGGAGCCCAGAGCCGTGGCAGGCGGGCCTGCCCCAGGGGTTCCCTGCACAGAGGGTGCTGGGCCCACCTGCCGGGACACCCTCCTGCCTTGGGGCCTGTGGCCTGCGTGTTTGGAACCCGTTCTCGCGACCCGTCTGTGTGCACGTTACACCTAGAGGCAATCAGGGTCTCCCCTCCGTGTCTCCAGCCCGCGGGCCTCTCACCCCCTTCCCCCGGGCCTGGCTTCTGAGTCTCTGTGCCCATCAGACCCCACATCCGGCTCCACAGCTCTCGACATGTCCACTGAGCCCTCAGAGGGCCTGCCTCCCACGCTTTTCCACCCCAGCTGCCCAGGTCCCCACGTGCCctgaggtggggctggggtggggtgtaCTTCTGAGAAGCCTACTGCTTCCGAAATGCTCAGAACGGGTGGAAATCCGAAAACGAGATAAAGCCCAGAGCGGTCAGCGCCTGGCTGTTGAAGCTTGATGGGAGCAGGTTTTAGGAATGACGCAAAGATCTGAGACGCCCCGGAGCGAACTCTTGGCCAAGATTCGCTAAATTACCAGAGGAAATGTTCTTGATCGAATCGAGAGAGTAGACCTAAAGGGGGTTTGTTTGATGAACGCTGTGAAGGGCCGTCTGAGTGTTCAGACCCGGAGAGGTAAACTGATGGCTGTCGTTTGCAGCTTGGTTCTAAAGGCCGAGGGGGCTGCACCCGCCTCCTGCCTGGCCCCTCGcctgcaccccacccctccccccggGCCCTCGGGGTCCTCGCTGCATCCAGAcggccctggtgggctacagggtgAGGCCCTGGGAGCCCTCCCCCACCAGGAGTccgttttgttttctgtattttcaaaactgGCATCCCCCAGACGGTCTGCTGGTGTGATTGATGCCGGGGGTGGGGGCTTTTCACAGTCCttggcctctgaccttgcttcccGAGGCGGCGCTGCGGTTCCCGGCACGCCTCCCAGCCGCGGGCAAGTGCTG
This genomic window contains:
- the TXNRD2 gene encoding thioredoxin reductase 2, mitochondrial isoform X5 (The sequence of the model RefSeq protein was modified relative to this genomic sequence to represent the inferred CDS: added 377 bases not found in genome assembly); protein product: MAATTLCGSPATACCSTCCRMRCSLLLPMRRLRTGFMMNSFQPIKAQPKNGKSGGASHRSASRARPTAPAASSRGGASSISGPRSPAQAARRAARPEAPGAAMAALRGAAARFRGRAPGGARGAAGRQCYDLLVIGGGSGGLACAKEAAQLGKKVAVLDYVEPSPRGTRWGLGGTCVNVGCIPKKLMHQAALLGGMIRDAPHYGWGVAQAPHDWATLADAVQNHVKSLNWGHRVQLQDRKVKYFNVKASFVDTHTVCGVSKGGEETLLSAEHIVIATGGRPRYPTHIEGALEYGITSDDLFWLKESPGKTLVVGASYVALECAGLLTGLGLDTTVMIRSVPLRAFDQQMASLVTEHMAGQGTRILRGCAPERVEKLPGQQLRVTWVDLTSDRKDVGTFDTVLWAIAGSCHSPVSRGSL
- the TXNRD2 gene encoding thioredoxin reductase 2, mitochondrial isoform X3 (The sequence of the model RefSeq protein was modified relative to this genomic sequence to represent the inferred CDS: added 377 bases not found in genome assembly) translates to MAATTLCGSPATACCSTCCRMRCSLLLPMRRLRTGFMMNSFQPIKAQPKNGKSGGASHRSASRARPTAPAASSRGGASSISGPRSPAQAARRAARPEAPGAAMAALRGAAARFRGRAPGGARGAAGRQCYDLLVIGGGSGGLACAKEAAQLGKKVAVLDYVEPSPRGTRWGLGGTCVNVGCIPKKLMHQAALLGGMIRDAPHYGWGVAQAPHDWATLADAVQNHVKSLNWGHRVQLQDRKVKYFNVKASFVDTHTVCGVSKGGEETLLSAEHIVIATGGRPRYPTHIEGALEYGITSDDLFWLKESPGKTLVVGASYVALECAGLLTGLGLDTTVMIRSVPLRAFDQQMASLVTEHMAGQGTRILRGCAPERVEKLPGQQLRVTWVDLTSDRKDVGTFDTVLWAIGVLDNRPGAGEEDFLSADAPITVMSEDSQPAPQAPAATVNHLWPGSRLGRRCVEWDWRAQWTPLSRDPWLRCDFFLFLKTA
- the TXNRD2 gene encoding thioredoxin reductase 2, mitochondrial isoform X4 (The sequence of the model RefSeq protein was modified relative to this genomic sequence to represent the inferred CDS: added 377 bases not found in genome assembly), which produces MAATTLCGSPATACCSTCCRMRCSLLLPMRRLRTGFMMNSFQPIKAQPKNGKSGGASHRSASRARPTAPAASSRGGASSISGPRSPAQAARRAARPEAPGAAMAALRGAAARFRGRAPGGARGAAGRQCYDLLVIGGGSGGLACAKEAAQLGKKVAVLDYVEPSPRGTRWGLGGTCVNVGCIPKKLMHQAALLGGMIRDAPHYGWGVAQAPHDWATLADAVQNHVKSLNWGHRVQLQDRKVKYFNVKASFVDTHTVCGVSKGGEETLLSAEHIVIATGGRPRYPTHIEGALEYGITSDDLFWLKESPGKTLVVGASYVALECAGLLTGLGLDTTVMIRSVPLRAFDQQMASLVTEHMAGQGTRILRGCAPERVEKLPGQQLRVTWVDLTSDRKDVGTFDTVLWAIGFFFAAGSCHSPVSRGSL